From Ascaphus truei isolate aAscTru1 chromosome 20, aAscTru1.hap1, whole genome shotgun sequence, one genomic window encodes:
- the LOC142471099 gene encoding vomeronasal type-2 receptor 26-like, which produces MTRTDPTFEGHKIQGFPDISPTTLLKRRQLTPITKILRDEGPGALEETRGVQLKIQFAPCKPGSPAADPRDWRPSWSGSGDRLEARQSQSHVPYVSNPSRTVSYTGGFPLKLSKKLCTAEDQRLPKTGLTPQLEILRTREKLCRSGISTTGLTLQMYKEVTGSSATVTNKTGYMTNWEKDIGEELELEEWTKIVTATSKSSMCTTLRENAYKVMMRWPDKGFTRDSSDCSKCPWQKCPNICLPKAIEYLSYEEPLGATITATSVFSTVISISTMGLYFCYKTIPIVRTNNDSLSCLLLVSVLLLPGMFESQRYQSMRAMIFAIEEINSNPDLLPNISLGFQIFDSCISLRRAVEGTFWMLSGGHGSIPNYRCQKGPPLAGVIGDSASTRSILMGHMLGLYRYPQISYLSTSSLLSDRNLFPSFFRTIPSDEFQSQGLAQLVSYFGWTWIGLLATDNDYGQIGIQVVQQEIIEVGACVAFVENIMTGQHNSNAPHLVHVIRESTAKAVVVLSSDSAFLPVVEELVRQNVTGKIWVASESWSTSALLSKKKFQRVLVGTIGFAIHSGQMPGFFDYFQTLHSSKSQNDVFRREFWEQTFSCKWWDQNNLDDWISNATIPQCTGREKMDSNMAEADLRISFNVYISVYAFAWALQSLLHCKARSGPFHHGACTNISSFRPWQLLHYIKSVNFETKDRTQMFFDAKGNPPALYDIVNWHLSATGSLEQVKVGSYDSSASDGKILRVDSAAIIWASGDTQVPLSLCSPSCPSGFRKMAIPGKAACCFECVPCPQGEISNQTDAVECHRCSWDMWPSLQHDRCLPKTIQFLSYQEPLGINIAAISLSSSMIPIVILGVFICHRTTPIVRANNWFLSCLLLVSLCLCFLCSLAFIGYPQPEKCLLRQVAFGIVFALCVSCVLAKTITVVIAFKATKPGSTLKKWTGTKVSYFVIIPSVFIQLCVCVMWLYLFPPFQEQDFQTQPGVIIFGCNEGSSIAFWCMLGYLGLLATISFIVAFLARQLPDSFNEAKFITFSMLAFLSVWMSYIPASLSARGKYTVAMEVFAILSSSWALVVCIFVPKCYIIIFRPQVNTKKHLLRTHVSKGRE; this is translated from the exons ATGACCCGTACTGATCCCACGTTTGAGGGCCACAAAATCCAGGGTTTCCCGGACATTTCCCCCACTACCCTGCTCAAACGAAGGCAGCTTACCCCCATCACGAAAATACTCCGTGACGAAGGG CCCGGCGCCCTGGAAGAGACCCGAGGTGTCCAGCTGAAAATACAATTTGCCCCATGCAAACCTGGAAGCCCAGCGGCGGACCCCCGagactggcggccatcttggagtgGCTCCGGTGATAGACTGGAAGCGAGGCAGAGCCAG tccCATGTTCCTTACGTTTCCAACCCATCCCGCACCGTCTCCTACACAGGTGGTTTCCCACTGAAGTTGAGCAAAAAGCTATGCACTGCAGAGGACCAGAGGCTCCCCAAAACAGGTCTGACCCCCCAGTTAGAAATACTACGGACGAGAG aaaagctctgtcgatcagggataTCCACAACTGGACTCACATTGCAGATGTACAAAGAAGTGACTGGGTCTAGCGCGACAGTGACGAACAAAACGGGATACATGACTAATTGGGAAAAAGACATAGGAGAGGAACTGGAACTAGAGGAGTGGACAAAGATTGTGACAGCGACATCTAAAAGTTCCATGTGcacgaccttaagggagaacgcatataaggttatgATGCGCTG GCCAGATAAAGGGTTTACCAGAG ATTCCAGTGACTGCTCCAAGTGTCCATGGCAAAAGTGTCCCAACATCTGTCTCCCCAAGGCCATTGAGTACCTCTCCTACGAAGAGCCATTGGGTGCCACGATAACTGCTACCAGTGTCTTTTCCACCGTGATCTCCATTTCAACCATGGGGCTTTACTTCTGTTATAAGACTATTCCCATTGTCAGAACCAACAACGACTCTCTAAGTTGCCTTCTCCTTGTGTCTGTTCTTCTGCTTCCTGGGAT GTTTGAATCCCAGAGATATCAGAGCATGCGAGCGATGATATTTGCTATAGAAGAGATTAACTCAAACCCCGACCTCCTCCCCAACATCTCCCTGGGCTTCCAGATATTTGACTCCTGCATTTCCCTGAGACGGGCAGTAGAGGGGACATTCTGGATGCTGTCGGGTGGACATGGAAGCATCCCCAATTACCGGTGTCAAAAAGGGCCACCTCTAGCAGGTGTCATTGGAGACTCAGCGTCAACACGCTCCATCCTAATGGGCCACATGTTGGGGCTGTACAGATACCCACAG ATCAGTTATTTATCAACCAGCTCTCTCCTCAGTGACCGGAATCTGTTCCCGTCCTTTTTCCGGACCATCCCCAGTGATGAGTTTCAATCCCAAGGTCTGGCCCAGCTGGTGTCTTACTTTGGATGGACTTGGATTGGTCTCCTGGCCACTGACAATGACTATGGTCAAATTGGGATTCAGGTGGTCCAGCAGGAGATAATCGAGGTCGGGGCTTGCGTGGCCTTTGTTGAGAACATTATGACCGGACAACACAACAGTAATGCTCCCCACCTTGTCCACGTCATCAGGGAGTCAACGGCCAAAGCAGTTGTGGTGTTGTCCTCTGATTCTGCATTTCTGCCAGTGGTGGAAGAGCTGGTGAGGCAGAACGTGACTGGGAAAATATGGGTGGCAAGTGAATCTTGGTCAACCTCTGCTCTTCTTTCCAAGAAGAAGTTCCAGAGGGTCCTTGTGGGCACCATAGGTTTTGCCATCCATTCTGGGCAGATGCCAGGGTTCTTTGACTATTTCCAAACCCTCCACTCCTCCAAATCCCAAAATGATGTTTTCAGAAGGGAGTTTTGGGAACAGACTTTCTCTTGTAAGTGGTGGGACCAGAATAATTTAGATGACTGGATAAGTAACGCCACAATTCCACAATGTACAGGAAGAGAGAAGATGGACAGCAACATGGCTGAAGCAGATCTGAGAATAAGTTTCAATGTGTACATATCAGTTTATGCCTTTGCATGGGCCTTACAAAGCTTGCTCCACTGTAAGGCTAGAAGTGGACCATTCCATCATGGTGCCTGTACCAACATCTCATCGTTTCGACCATGGCAA CTTCTCCATTACATTAAGAGTGTAAACTTTGAGACCAAAGACAGGACCCAGATGTTTTTCGATGCTAAAGGGAACCCCCCAGCCCTCTACGATATCGTGAACTGGCATCTGAGCGCCACAGGCTCCTTGGAGCAGGTGAAAGTGGGAAGTTATGACTCAAGCGCCTCCGATGGAAAGATCTTACGAGTAGACAGTGCGGCTATTATTTGGGCCAGTGGGGACACACAG GttcctctctcgctctgtagcCCGAGTTGTCCCTCGGGGTTTAGGAAGATGGCCATACCAGGAAAAGCTGCCTGTTGTTTTGAGTGTGTCCCATGTCCCCAAGGAGAGATTTCCAACCAAACAG ATGCCGTGGAGTGTCACAGATGTTCCTGGGACATGTGGCCAAGTCTTCAACATGACAGGTGCCTCCCAAAGACCATACAGTTCCTCTCTTACCAAGAACCACTTGGTATCAACATAGCAGCcatttccctctcctcttcaaTGATCCCAATTGTCATTTTGGGAGTTTTCATCTGCCACAGGACAACGCCCATTGTCCGTGCCAACAACTGGTTCCTCAGTTGTCTACTCctggtgtccctgtgcctctgcttcctctgctctTTGGCTTTCATCGGCTACCCGCAGCCTGAGAAATGTCTTCTGCGGCAAGTGGCATTTGGCATAGTCTTTGCCCTCTGTGTCTCCTGCGTCTTGGCCAAAACAATTACAGTTGTCATCGCCTTCAAGGCCACCAAGCCAGGCAGCACATTAAAAAAATGGACAGGGACAAAAGTGTCCTACTTTGTCATCATACCAAGTGTTTTTATTCAGCTTTGCGTGTGCGTGATGTGGTTGTACCTTTTCCCTCCCTTCCAAGAACAAGACTTCCAAACCCAACCCGGGGTAATCATCTTTGGGTGTAACGAGGGCTCCTCCATTGCATTCTGGTGCATGCTGGGATATCTTGGCCTCCTGGCCACCATCAGCTTCATTGTTGCCTTCCTGGCCAGACAGCTCCCTGACAGCTTCAACGAGGCCAAGTTCATCACCTTCAGCATGCTGGCCTTcctcagtgtctggatgtcctaTATCCCGGCCTCCCTCAGCGCACGTGGCAAATACACCGTGGCCATGGAGGTCTTCGCCATCCTGTCCTCCAGCTGGGCTCTGGTGGTCTGTATCTTTGTGCCCAAGTGCTATATCATAATTTTCAGACCCCAGGTGAACACGAAGAAGCATCTGCTAAGGACCCATGTCAGTAAAGGCAGAGAGTAG